GGGGCAAACATGCCCAGCGAGTTGGAGCCGCCGCCCACGCAGGCGATCAGCGCGTCCGGCTCGAAGCCGGCGTCCCGGCACTGGCCGGCCACCTCGCGCCCCACCACGGTCTGGAACTCGCGCACCATCGCCGGGTACGGGGACGGGCCGAGCGCGGACCCGATCACGTAGTACGTGTCGGCGAACGAACCGGCCCAGTCACGCAGCGCCTCGTTGACCGCGTCCTTCAGGGTGCGCGAGCCGCTGTCCACCTGCGCCACTTCGGCGCCGAACAGCTCCATCCAGAACACGTTGGGCTTCTGGCGGCGCATGTCCACGGCGCCCATGTAGACCCGGCACGGCAGGCCGAGCTTGGCGCACATCGCCGCGGTGGCCAGGCCGTGCTGGCCGGCGCCGGTCTCCGCGATCACGCGCTTCTTGCCCATGCGCTTGGCGAGCAGGCACTGGCCGACCACGTGGTTGATCTTGTGGGCGCCGGTGTTGGCGAGCCCCTCGAGCTTGACGTGGATCTGGGCGCCGCCGCACGCCGCGCTCAGGTTGGCCGCGTGCATCAGCGGCGTCGGGCGGCCGGTGTAGGTGGCCGCCACGCGGTCGAACTCGGCGCGGAACGCCGGGTCCTCGATGGCGTCGCGGTAAGCGGCTTCGAGCTCGTCGAGCGGGGTGCGCAGCACCTCCGCGGCGTAGCGGCCGCCGAACCGCCCGAAGTAGTCCTGGTAGGTGTTCATTCGGTCCTCCGTTTGGTACTCGATGCACGCGGGGCCGGCGCCGCGGCCTCGGCATCCCCGGCGGCATCCCGGGTGGCGTCCTGCGGCGGCACGCCGTGCCGGGGTTGCAGGCGGTCCGCCAGGGTCCGCGCCGCGGCATCGGGCGAAGCGGCGGTCCCGCGCGGTCCGGCGGGATTCACGCCGGCGCCGGAGCCGTCAGGCCCCGGATGCGGTGCCAATCCGGGCGGTTGCCCGGCCCCCTCGGCGAGCGCGGCGCCGGCGGTTGCAGCGACCCCGGCGCCGCCGGAGGGTCGGGCGCCTGCGTTAGCTCCCCGCCAACCGGCGGCTCCGCGCCAACCGGCGTCCTGAACTGCGCGGAAGAAGGCGCGCAGCTTGTCGTGGTCCTTGTGCCCCGGTTCCGCTTCGAACCCGGTGGAGGCGTCGATCAGCTCGGGGGCATGGCCGCGGATCACCTCCGCCACGTTGCCGGGGCCGATGCCGCCGGCCAGCCACAGCGGCCGCGCACCGCCGCCCGCCGCCCGCCGTGCCAGCAGGTCCTCCGCCACCCGCTGCCCGGTGCCGCCGCGGGCGGCCGGCGAGTAGGCGTCCAGCAGCACGCGCGGGCAGCGGTAGCGGGGCTCGGCTTCCAGGTCCGCCGGTGCGCCGACGCGCAGGGCCTTGTAGTAGGGAAAGGCGATGCGATAGCACTCGTCCGGCTGCTCGTCGCCGTGCAACTGCAGCGCGTCCAGAAATCCGTCGCGCAGCAGCGGCAGCGCCTCGGCCACGTCGTTCACCACCACGCCCACTTTCGGCACCGGCAGGCCGGCGAGCGCGCGAATCGCCTCCGGGCGGGCGCGGCGCGGCGACGGAGCCAGAATGAACCCGAGCAGGTCGGCGCCCAGCGCCACCGCCAGCTCCGCGTCGACCCGGTTGGTGATGCCGCATACCTTTATCAATGGGCGCCCGCTGCCGGCCAGCCGGTGGCGCGCCGCGAACACCCGCGCCCAGAACCCCTCCCGCGCACCCGCCGGCGCCGGTGCGGCAGCAACGCCAGTACCTGGGCGGGCGCCCGCGCCGGCGTGCCCGCCATCGTCCGCACCGGCGGCGGCGCCCGTGTCAGCGGCGGTGGCCTTGTCGGAGACGGTGGCCTTGCCGGCGGCGGTGCTCGTGCCTCCCGCGGCGGCGTCCGTGCCTCCGGCGGTGCCCTTGCCCGCCGCGGTGGACGTGCCGGCGGCAGTGCCTGTGCCGGCGGCAGTGTCTGTGCCCGCGGCGGGACCTGTGCCCGCGGCGGGGCCGGCGCGAACA
This Spirochaetaceae bacterium DNA region includes the following protein-coding sequences:
- a CDS encoding bifunctional indole-3-glycerol phosphate synthase/phosphoribosylanthranilate isomerase — protein: MAYLNEIVAGRRRRVAAEGAELGEAVPGSRRHPLVPLVPLPGGSAGAAGDASGGASAGGVETGAAVALTGERMQWPRESAGDGSPSAGDAQGPASSGGGPGAAPLLVCEIKRRSPSRGAIAPGLDAVGQARRYAAAGVRAVSVLTEPDHFGGALADLVAVKEACPHLSVLRKDFLLDERDLEVSHRAGADAVLLLAACLGADELGRLYRRSLELGMTPLVEVHDDADLAKARTVRPLLTGINSRDLTTFEVDTTLPARLRPAVDWPTTLLFESGIHCAEDAAFARSAGFDGVLVGEAVVRRPELVAELHAVLAAPSVVRAGPAAGTGPAAGTDTAAGTGTAAGTSTAAGKGTAGGTDAAAGGTSTAAGKATVSDKATAADTGAAAGADDGGHAGAGARPGTGVAAAPAPAGAREGFWARVFAARHRLAGSGRPLIKVCGITNRVDAELAVALGADLLGFILAPSPRRARPEAIRALAGLPVPKVGVVVNDVAEALPLLRDGFLDALQLHGDEQPDECYRIAFPYYKALRVGAPADLEAEPRYRCPRVLLDAYSPAARGGTGQRVAEDLLARRAAGGGARPLWLAGGIGPGNVAEVIRGHAPELIDASTGFEAEPGHKDHDKLRAFFRAVQDAGWRGAAGWRGANAGARPSGGAGVAATAGAALAEGAGQPPGLAPHPGPDGSGAGVNPAGPRGTAASPDAAARTLADRLQPRHGVPPQDATRDAAGDAEAAAPAPRASSTKRRTE
- the trpB gene encoding tryptophan synthase subunit beta, encoding MNTYQDYFGRFGGRYAAEVLRTPLDELEAAYRDAIEDPAFRAEFDRVAATYTGRPTPLMHAANLSAACGGAQIHVKLEGLANTGAHKINHVVGQCLLAKRMGKKRVIAETGAGQHGLATAAMCAKLGLPCRVYMGAVDMRRQKPNVFWMELFGAEVAQVDSGSRTLKDAVNEALRDWAGSFADTYYVIGSALGPSPYPAMVREFQTVVGREVAGQCRDAGFEPDALIACVGGGSNSLGMFAPFLDAERPELIGVEAGGRRLEPGHHASRMSGHGVPAIAHGYKSLFLTTEDGQIAETHSVSAGLDYPGVGPQLAELGRTGRVRFTTASDAEALDAVRRFARGEGIVMALESAHAGAVALAEARRRPPDQHLVVNMSGRGDKDLFILARELDPARWREFLQREAASLAAAAKAAGTEAAPPGPEAAVPSGTVAAVAGEAPAPAGNGTGGRP